From the Trifolium pratense cultivar HEN17-A07 linkage group LG4, ARS_RC_1.1, whole genome shotgun sequence genome, the window TGATCACCAAATCTCAAGTTATATTCAAGTGTAATATACCTTAAGCATGTCACCAATGTTGCACACAAATGTCCCCGGAACTGGAGGTGCGGATATCCATTCGCCAGATAGGTTTTTTACCTTCAACAATTTCACAACACAAATGCGGTTGAAGAAAATAAAggtataaaaaacaataaagatgaaaaaaaatagtaaagaatCTGACAGAAATAAAATAGAAGTGAAATCAAGAAAACCATGCAATAGATAACTGAGTAAGAGTATCTATTAAACAGAAATAGAAATGACCAATATATTGCAAACCTGAAGTGCATTTATACCATCATCCTGGTTCAACAATGTCAACAAACCTGTTAAGCAATATATAAGATCATTAACacgtttttgtcaaaaaaaaaaaaagatcattaacaaggactaaaaatatattctaGACTTGTCATAATGCAAAGGTTAAGATGTATGTACCATAATCTGTGTGAGCTCCACtggatttgttttgtttgaaagACATGGAATAGAAAAAGACATCAATAATGTAAGGTCtaacaaaaagagaaaaaaggaATACAATTGAGAGGTTTTCAGGTCCTGAATTGATTTCATTACCATCCAATGTCATTTACACTGGATAAACCAGGGTAGCCGATTATACGCATAACCCAAAATGGATCACCGGCTCTATCACCTTCAAATTCATATGGTGATCCACCTAATGCTAAAGCAATTCCGCGCATTATTTTCTTTGCAAGATCTGATCAAACCAAAAGAATAACATAAGAAAAACAACTTTAGCCGAAGGAACTTACACGACGGAAAAGATAAATAGGGTAAGAGAAAACATGCCTTTGCAAAGACTTATATATTCCTCCATAAGAACTCTGAACTTTGGAGGATTTTGTGGCCTGCACAATGAAAGGTTATCCCTTAGCATAGCATCAATCTAATTTAGTGAATAAAAGCAttattaataaattgaaaaatccTATTTTCTCATACCAGTGGTTGTATCCTTCCATAACTTTGCCAAGATCTCCATACATACCCTTAGTCACTTCCCTATAACACTGTTAAGGGAAAATAAAGATATCATTTATAAGAACCAGTGATCATATTTCGGggttaaaatattaattatactCGGTTTAAAAGTATACTTAGATTAGCCTAATGTCAATAATAACAAAGCATATCATAGACACCTAATTTTATGTTAAGCAACTATTAAGACTTACATCAATAGCTTCATGCATATCAGGTGCACCTTGAGTTATATTTTCTCCGATCTTCTCGTATCCTCTGCACTAGAAGTTACGCTGGT encodes:
- the LOC123920871 gene encoding probable 2-oxoglutarate-dependent dioxygenase At3g50210 isoform X2; the protein is MLFCDADISPLLAKSDDPKMADDPAVLDVVTQLDKACTQAGFFYVKGHGIPDTLLKGVRDITRRFFELPYEEKAKIKMTPATGFRGYEKIGENITQGAPDMHEAIDCYREVTKGMYGDLGKVMEGYNHWPQNPPKFRVLMEEYISLCKDLAKKIMRGIALALGGSPYEFEGDRAGDPFWVMRIIGYPGLSSVNDIGCGAHTDYGLLTLLNQDDGINALQVKNLSGEWISAPPVPGTFVCNIGDMLKIYSNGLYESTLHRVINNSSKYRVSVVYFYETNFDTVVEPLDTYKTRTKGDKKFERAVYGEHLVKKVLTNFVEE